The Gallus gallus isolate bGalGal1 chromosome 28, bGalGal1.mat.broiler.GRCg7b, whole genome shotgun sequence genome has a segment encoding these proteins:
- the ACSBG2 gene encoding long-chain-fatty-acid--CoA ligase ACSBG2 isoform X2 — protein sequence MRWTMLCESEARSTLADPVPMAYLSVDAQGSSEVSLDDITINSSAGTVEVCSMKPADDPKTERSQMNKTGLASSSRPASNVWTTQQDGEVKLRMDEEGMGSEAPKTVHEVFQEAVSKYSDYYALASKKNGQWVKLTYKMYYDKCWKAAKSFLKLGLERFHGVCILGFNSPEWFIADIGAIFAGGLAVGIYTTNSPEACHYVAENCSANILVVENHTQLQKILEIEHKLPHMKAIIQYGEELKEKRPNLYSWREFLDLGEDIPDSQLREIIESQKPNQCCTLIYTSGTTGQPKGVMLSHDNLTWTSIAAGRSLMLLEATEKQELVVSYLPLSHVAAQMIDIWLPVTFGGQVFFAQPDALKGTLVDTLREVRPTAFLGVPRVWEKIEEKMKSVGAKSSTLRRKVASWAKGVGLQTNLKWMNGHSEVPMNFRLARQLVYKKVRKAIGLDRCTKCFTGAAPISRETLEFFLSLNIPVFELYGMSESSGPHTVSIPQAFRLTSCGKEMAGCRTLIHKPDADGIGEICFAGRHIFMGYLNMEEKTKEAIDKDGWLHSGDLGKCDKDGFIYITGRIKELIITAGGENVPPVPIEDAVKEACPIISNAMLVGDKAKFLAMLLTLKCIINTESGEPGDDLTAEAIEYCQKLGSKATKVSEIISSKDKAVYAAIQAAVSEVNKRAVSNAQKIQKWVVLEKDFSVGGGELGPTMKLKRPVVAQKYKDLIDEFYADANTPTTTENALRQ from the exons AACTGTTGAGGTCTGCAGCATGAAGCCAGCTGACGATCCTAAGACAGAGAGATCTCAGATGAACAAGACTGGTTTAGCGT CCTCTTCACGTCCTGCCTCCAACGTGTGGACAACACAACAAGATGGAGAAGTGAAACTGAGGATGGATGAGGAGGGCATGGGCAGCGAGGCACCAAAGACTGTTCACGAAGTGTTCCAAGAAGCTGTTAGCAAATACAGTGATTATTATGCTCTTGCATCCAAGAAGAATGGCCAGTGGGTAAAACTCACATATAAGATGTACTACGACAAGTGCTGGAAAGCAGCCAAGAGCTTTCTGAAG CTGGGACTGGAGCGTTTCCATGGAGTGTGCATCTTGGGATTTAATTCCCCAGAGTGGTTCATTGCTGACATTGGAGCCATCTTTGCAGG TGGCCTTGCTGTTGGGATCTACACTACGAACTCTCCTGAAGCCTGTCATTATGTAGCAGAGAACTGTAGTGCCAACATTCTGGTTGTGGAAAaccacacacagctgcagaaaatcTTAGAG ATTGAGCATAAACTACCTCACATGAAAGCTATCATCCAGTATGGGGAAGAGCTAAAAGAGAAGAGACCAAATCTGTATTCT TGGAGAGAGTTCCTGGACCTGGGTGAAGATATTCCAGATTCCCAACTCCGTGAAATCATTGAGTCACAGAAGCCTAACCAGTGCTGTACCTTAATTTATACCTCAGGGACAACTGGACAGCCAAAAGGAGTAATGCTCAGTCACGACAAC TTGACGTGGACATCGATAGCAGCTGGACGTTCCTTAATGCTGCTGGAAGctactgaaaagcaagagcTGGTGGTCAGCTATCTGCCTCTCAGTCATGTTGCTGCACAGATGATAGATATTTGGTTACCAGTAACATTTGGAGGACAGGTTTTCTTTGCTCAGCCAGATGCATTgaag GGCACCCTGGTAGACACCCTGCGTGAGGTGAGGCCGACTGCCTTCTTAGGAGTTCCTCGTGTCTGGGAAAAAAtagaggagaaaatgaaatcagttGGTGCAAAATCATCGACGCTCCGAAGGAAAGTGGCATCGTGGGCCAAGGGGGTCGGGCTGCAGACAAACCTGAAGTGGATGAATGG GCATTCTGAAGTCCCCATGAACTTCCGCTTGGCTAGGCAGTTGGTGTACAAGAAGGTTCGGAAGGCCATTGGGCTGGATCGGTGCACCAAGTGCTtcacaggagctgctcccatTAGTAGAGAGACTCTGGAGTTTTTCTTAAGTCTGAACATCCCCGTGTTTGAGCTGTACGGCATGAGTGAGAGCTCAGGGCCTCACACGGTCTCCATACCTCAAGCATTCAGGCTTACTAG CTGTGGGAAGGAGATGGCAGGCTGTCGGACGCTGATTCACAAACCAGATGCAGATGGCATTGGGGAGATCTGCTTTGCAGGAAGGCACATCTTTATGGGCTATTTGAACATGGAGGAGAAAACCAAAGAGGCAATTGACAAAGATGGCTGGCTGCATTCAGGAGACCTTGGCAAGTGTGATAAAGATGGATTCATTTACATCACTGGCAGGATTAAAG AGCTGATCATCACAGCAGGAGGTGAGAACGTTCCTCCCGTTCCAATTGAGGATGCTGTAAAAGAGGCCTGTCCCATCATCAGCAACGCCATGCTGGTTGGAGACAAAGCAAAATTCCTTGCCATGCTTCTAACGCTCAAG TGCATCATAAATACAGAAAGTGGGGAGCCCGGAGATGACCTCACTGCAGAAGCTATTGAATATTGTCAAAAACTGGGCAGCAAGGCTACCAAAGTCTCTGAGATCATAAGCAGCAAAGACAAGGCCGTCTATGCAGCCATCCAGGCAGCAGTTTCAGAAGTCAACAAGAGAGCTGTCTCGAATGCTCAGAAAATCCAGAAGTGGGTCGTGCTGGAGAAGGACTTTTCTGTCGGTGGTGGAGAGCTGG GCCCAACAATGAAACTGAAGAGACCGGTGGTggcacagaaatacaaagacCTGATTGATGAGTTCTACGCGGATGCAAACACACCGACGACAACAGAGAACGCACTTCGGCAGTGA
- the ACSBG2 gene encoding long-chain-fatty-acid--CoA ligase ACSBG2, whose amino-acid sequence MLCESEARSTLADPVPMAYLSVDAQGSSEVSLDDITINSSAGTVEVCSMKPADDPKTERSQMNKTGLASSSRPASNVWTTQQDGEVKLRMDEEGMGSEAPKTVHEVFQEAVSKYSDYYALASKKNGQWVKLTYKMYYDKCWKAAKSFLKLGLERFHGVCILGFNSPEWFIADIGAIFAGGLAVGIYTTNSPEACHYVAENCSANILVVENHTQLQKILEIEHKLPHMKAIIQYGEELKEKRPNLYSWREFLDLGEDIPDSQLREIIESQKPNQCCTLIYTSGTTGQPKGVMLSHDNLTWTSIAAGRSLMLLEATEKQELVVSYLPLSHVAAQMIDIWLPVTFGGQVFFAQPDALKGTLVDTLREVRPTAFLGVPRVWEKIEEKMKSVGAKSSTLRRKVASWAKGVGLQTNLKWMNGHSEVPMNFRLARQLVYKKVRKAIGLDRCTKCFTGAAPISRETLEFFLSLNIPVFELYGMSESSGPHTVSIPQAFRLTSCGKEMAGCRTLIHKPDADGIGEICFAGRHIFMGYLNMEEKTKEAIDKDGWLHSGDLGKCDKDGFIYITGRIKELIITAGGENVPPVPIEDAVKEACPIISNAMLVGDKAKFLAMLLTLKCIINTESGEPGDDLTAEAIEYCQKLGSKATKVSEIISSKDKAVYAAIQAAVSEVNKRAVSNAQKIQKWVVLEKDFSVGGGELGPTMKLKRPVVAQKYKDLIDEFYADANTPTTTENALRQ is encoded by the exons AACTGTTGAGGTCTGCAGCATGAAGCCAGCTGACGATCCTAAGACAGAGAGATCTCAGATGAACAAGACTGGTTTAGCGT CCTCTTCACGTCCTGCCTCCAACGTGTGGACAACACAACAAGATGGAGAAGTGAAACTGAGGATGGATGAGGAGGGCATGGGCAGCGAGGCACCAAAGACTGTTCACGAAGTGTTCCAAGAAGCTGTTAGCAAATACAGTGATTATTATGCTCTTGCATCCAAGAAGAATGGCCAGTGGGTAAAACTCACATATAAGATGTACTACGACAAGTGCTGGAAAGCAGCCAAGAGCTTTCTGAAG CTGGGACTGGAGCGTTTCCATGGAGTGTGCATCTTGGGATTTAATTCCCCAGAGTGGTTCATTGCTGACATTGGAGCCATCTTTGCAGG TGGCCTTGCTGTTGGGATCTACACTACGAACTCTCCTGAAGCCTGTCATTATGTAGCAGAGAACTGTAGTGCCAACATTCTGGTTGTGGAAAaccacacacagctgcagaaaatcTTAGAG ATTGAGCATAAACTACCTCACATGAAAGCTATCATCCAGTATGGGGAAGAGCTAAAAGAGAAGAGACCAAATCTGTATTCT TGGAGAGAGTTCCTGGACCTGGGTGAAGATATTCCAGATTCCCAACTCCGTGAAATCATTGAGTCACAGAAGCCTAACCAGTGCTGTACCTTAATTTATACCTCAGGGACAACTGGACAGCCAAAAGGAGTAATGCTCAGTCACGACAAC TTGACGTGGACATCGATAGCAGCTGGACGTTCCTTAATGCTGCTGGAAGctactgaaaagcaagagcTGGTGGTCAGCTATCTGCCTCTCAGTCATGTTGCTGCACAGATGATAGATATTTGGTTACCAGTAACATTTGGAGGACAGGTTTTCTTTGCTCAGCCAGATGCATTgaag GGCACCCTGGTAGACACCCTGCGTGAGGTGAGGCCGACTGCCTTCTTAGGAGTTCCTCGTGTCTGGGAAAAAAtagaggagaaaatgaaatcagttGGTGCAAAATCATCGACGCTCCGAAGGAAAGTGGCATCGTGGGCCAAGGGGGTCGGGCTGCAGACAAACCTGAAGTGGATGAATGG GCATTCTGAAGTCCCCATGAACTTCCGCTTGGCTAGGCAGTTGGTGTACAAGAAGGTTCGGAAGGCCATTGGGCTGGATCGGTGCACCAAGTGCTtcacaggagctgctcccatTAGTAGAGAGACTCTGGAGTTTTTCTTAAGTCTGAACATCCCCGTGTTTGAGCTGTACGGCATGAGTGAGAGCTCAGGGCCTCACACGGTCTCCATACCTCAAGCATTCAGGCTTACTAG CTGTGGGAAGGAGATGGCAGGCTGTCGGACGCTGATTCACAAACCAGATGCAGATGGCATTGGGGAGATCTGCTTTGCAGGAAGGCACATCTTTATGGGCTATTTGAACATGGAGGAGAAAACCAAAGAGGCAATTGACAAAGATGGCTGGCTGCATTCAGGAGACCTTGGCAAGTGTGATAAAGATGGATTCATTTACATCACTGGCAGGATTAAAG AGCTGATCATCACAGCAGGAGGTGAGAACGTTCCTCCCGTTCCAATTGAGGATGCTGTAAAAGAGGCCTGTCCCATCATCAGCAACGCCATGCTGGTTGGAGACAAAGCAAAATTCCTTGCCATGCTTCTAACGCTCAAG TGCATCATAAATACAGAAAGTGGGGAGCCCGGAGATGACCTCACTGCAGAAGCTATTGAATATTGTCAAAAACTGGGCAGCAAGGCTACCAAAGTCTCTGAGATCATAAGCAGCAAAGACAAGGCCGTCTATGCAGCCATCCAGGCAGCAGTTTCAGAAGTCAACAAGAGAGCTGTCTCGAATGCTCAGAAAATCCAGAAGTGGGTCGTGCTGGAGAAGGACTTTTCTGTCGGTGGTGGAGAGCTGG GCCCAACAATGAAACTGAAGAGACCGGTGGTggcacagaaatacaaagacCTGATTGATGAGTTCTACGCGGATGCAAACACACCGACGACAACAGAGAACGCACTTCGGCAGTGA
- the ACSBG2 gene encoding long-chain-fatty-acid--CoA ligase ACSBG2 isoform X1 — MRCKAEPESCGTMLCESEARSTLADPVPMAYLSVDAQGSSEVSLDDITINSSAGTVEVCSMKPADDPKTERSQMNKTGLASSSRPASNVWTTQQDGEVKLRMDEEGMGSEAPKTVHEVFQEAVSKYSDYYALASKKNGQWVKLTYKMYYDKCWKAAKSFLKLGLERFHGVCILGFNSPEWFIADIGAIFAGGLAVGIYTTNSPEACHYVAENCSANILVVENHTQLQKILEIEHKLPHMKAIIQYGEELKEKRPNLYSWREFLDLGEDIPDSQLREIIESQKPNQCCTLIYTSGTTGQPKGVMLSHDNLTWTSIAAGRSLMLLEATEKQELVVSYLPLSHVAAQMIDIWLPVTFGGQVFFAQPDALKGTLVDTLREVRPTAFLGVPRVWEKIEEKMKSVGAKSSTLRRKVASWAKGVGLQTNLKWMNGHSEVPMNFRLARQLVYKKVRKAIGLDRCTKCFTGAAPISRETLEFFLSLNIPVFELYGMSESSGPHTVSIPQAFRLTSCGKEMAGCRTLIHKPDADGIGEICFAGRHIFMGYLNMEEKTKEAIDKDGWLHSGDLGKCDKDGFIYITGRIKELIITAGGENVPPVPIEDAVKEACPIISNAMLVGDKAKFLAMLLTLKCIINTESGEPGDDLTAEAIEYCQKLGSKATKVSEIISSKDKAVYAAIQAAVSEVNKRAVSNAQKIQKWVVLEKDFSVGGGELGPTMKLKRPVVAQKYKDLIDEFYADANTPTTTENALRQ; from the exons AACTGTTGAGGTCTGCAGCATGAAGCCAGCTGACGATCCTAAGACAGAGAGATCTCAGATGAACAAGACTGGTTTAGCGT CCTCTTCACGTCCTGCCTCCAACGTGTGGACAACACAACAAGATGGAGAAGTGAAACTGAGGATGGATGAGGAGGGCATGGGCAGCGAGGCACCAAAGACTGTTCACGAAGTGTTCCAAGAAGCTGTTAGCAAATACAGTGATTATTATGCTCTTGCATCCAAGAAGAATGGCCAGTGGGTAAAACTCACATATAAGATGTACTACGACAAGTGCTGGAAAGCAGCCAAGAGCTTTCTGAAG CTGGGACTGGAGCGTTTCCATGGAGTGTGCATCTTGGGATTTAATTCCCCAGAGTGGTTCATTGCTGACATTGGAGCCATCTTTGCAGG TGGCCTTGCTGTTGGGATCTACACTACGAACTCTCCTGAAGCCTGTCATTATGTAGCAGAGAACTGTAGTGCCAACATTCTGGTTGTGGAAAaccacacacagctgcagaaaatcTTAGAG ATTGAGCATAAACTACCTCACATGAAAGCTATCATCCAGTATGGGGAAGAGCTAAAAGAGAAGAGACCAAATCTGTATTCT TGGAGAGAGTTCCTGGACCTGGGTGAAGATATTCCAGATTCCCAACTCCGTGAAATCATTGAGTCACAGAAGCCTAACCAGTGCTGTACCTTAATTTATACCTCAGGGACAACTGGACAGCCAAAAGGAGTAATGCTCAGTCACGACAAC TTGACGTGGACATCGATAGCAGCTGGACGTTCCTTAATGCTGCTGGAAGctactgaaaagcaagagcTGGTGGTCAGCTATCTGCCTCTCAGTCATGTTGCTGCACAGATGATAGATATTTGGTTACCAGTAACATTTGGAGGACAGGTTTTCTTTGCTCAGCCAGATGCATTgaag GGCACCCTGGTAGACACCCTGCGTGAGGTGAGGCCGACTGCCTTCTTAGGAGTTCCTCGTGTCTGGGAAAAAAtagaggagaaaatgaaatcagttGGTGCAAAATCATCGACGCTCCGAAGGAAAGTGGCATCGTGGGCCAAGGGGGTCGGGCTGCAGACAAACCTGAAGTGGATGAATGG GCATTCTGAAGTCCCCATGAACTTCCGCTTGGCTAGGCAGTTGGTGTACAAGAAGGTTCGGAAGGCCATTGGGCTGGATCGGTGCACCAAGTGCTtcacaggagctgctcccatTAGTAGAGAGACTCTGGAGTTTTTCTTAAGTCTGAACATCCCCGTGTTTGAGCTGTACGGCATGAGTGAGAGCTCAGGGCCTCACACGGTCTCCATACCTCAAGCATTCAGGCTTACTAG CTGTGGGAAGGAGATGGCAGGCTGTCGGACGCTGATTCACAAACCAGATGCAGATGGCATTGGGGAGATCTGCTTTGCAGGAAGGCACATCTTTATGGGCTATTTGAACATGGAGGAGAAAACCAAAGAGGCAATTGACAAAGATGGCTGGCTGCATTCAGGAGACCTTGGCAAGTGTGATAAAGATGGATTCATTTACATCACTGGCAGGATTAAAG AGCTGATCATCACAGCAGGAGGTGAGAACGTTCCTCCCGTTCCAATTGAGGATGCTGTAAAAGAGGCCTGTCCCATCATCAGCAACGCCATGCTGGTTGGAGACAAAGCAAAATTCCTTGCCATGCTTCTAACGCTCAAG TGCATCATAAATACAGAAAGTGGGGAGCCCGGAGATGACCTCACTGCAGAAGCTATTGAATATTGTCAAAAACTGGGCAGCAAGGCTACCAAAGTCTCTGAGATCATAAGCAGCAAAGACAAGGCCGTCTATGCAGCCATCCAGGCAGCAGTTTCAGAAGTCAACAAGAGAGCTGTCTCGAATGCTCAGAAAATCCAGAAGTGGGTCGTGCTGGAGAAGGACTTTTCTGTCGGTGGTGGAGAGCTGG GCCCAACAATGAAACTGAAGAGACCGGTGGTggcacagaaatacaaagacCTGATTGATGAGTTCTACGCGGATGCAAACACACCGACGACAACAGAGAACGCACTTCGGCAGTGA
- the ACSBG2 gene encoding long-chain-fatty-acid--CoA ligase ACSBG2 isoform X4: MKPADDPKTERSQMNKTGLASSSRPASNVWTTQQDGEVKLRMDEEGMGSEAPKTVHEVFQEAVSKYSDYYALASKKNGQWVKLTYKMYYDKCWKAAKSFLKLGLERFHGVCILGFNSPEWFIADIGAIFAGGLAVGIYTTNSPEACHYVAENCSANILVVENHTQLQKILEIEHKLPHMKAIIQYGEELKEKRPNLYSWREFLDLGEDIPDSQLREIIESQKPNQCCTLIYTSGTTGQPKGVMLSHDNLTWTSIAAGRSLMLLEATEKQELVVSYLPLSHVAAQMIDIWLPVTFGGQVFFAQPDALKGTLVDTLREVRPTAFLGVPRVWEKIEEKMKSVGAKSSTLRRKVASWAKGVGLQTNLKWMNGHSEVPMNFRLARQLVYKKVRKAIGLDRCTKCFTGAAPISRETLEFFLSLNIPVFELYGMSESSGPHTVSIPQAFRLTSCGKEMAGCRTLIHKPDADGIGEICFAGRHIFMGYLNMEEKTKEAIDKDGWLHSGDLGKCDKDGFIYITGRIKELIITAGGENVPPVPIEDAVKEACPIISNAMLVGDKAKFLAMLLTLKCIINTESGEPGDDLTAEAIEYCQKLGSKATKVSEIISSKDKAVYAAIQAAVSEVNKRAVSNAQKIQKWVVLEKDFSVGGGELGPTMKLKRPVVAQKYKDLIDEFYADANTPTTTENALRQ; the protein is encoded by the exons ATGAAGCCAGCTGACGATCCTAAGACAGAGAGATCTCAGATGAACAAGACTGGTTTAGCGT CCTCTTCACGTCCTGCCTCCAACGTGTGGACAACACAACAAGATGGAGAAGTGAAACTGAGGATGGATGAGGAGGGCATGGGCAGCGAGGCACCAAAGACTGTTCACGAAGTGTTCCAAGAAGCTGTTAGCAAATACAGTGATTATTATGCTCTTGCATCCAAGAAGAATGGCCAGTGGGTAAAACTCACATATAAGATGTACTACGACAAGTGCTGGAAAGCAGCCAAGAGCTTTCTGAAG CTGGGACTGGAGCGTTTCCATGGAGTGTGCATCTTGGGATTTAATTCCCCAGAGTGGTTCATTGCTGACATTGGAGCCATCTTTGCAGG TGGCCTTGCTGTTGGGATCTACACTACGAACTCTCCTGAAGCCTGTCATTATGTAGCAGAGAACTGTAGTGCCAACATTCTGGTTGTGGAAAaccacacacagctgcagaaaatcTTAGAG ATTGAGCATAAACTACCTCACATGAAAGCTATCATCCAGTATGGGGAAGAGCTAAAAGAGAAGAGACCAAATCTGTATTCT TGGAGAGAGTTCCTGGACCTGGGTGAAGATATTCCAGATTCCCAACTCCGTGAAATCATTGAGTCACAGAAGCCTAACCAGTGCTGTACCTTAATTTATACCTCAGGGACAACTGGACAGCCAAAAGGAGTAATGCTCAGTCACGACAAC TTGACGTGGACATCGATAGCAGCTGGACGTTCCTTAATGCTGCTGGAAGctactgaaaagcaagagcTGGTGGTCAGCTATCTGCCTCTCAGTCATGTTGCTGCACAGATGATAGATATTTGGTTACCAGTAACATTTGGAGGACAGGTTTTCTTTGCTCAGCCAGATGCATTgaag GGCACCCTGGTAGACACCCTGCGTGAGGTGAGGCCGACTGCCTTCTTAGGAGTTCCTCGTGTCTGGGAAAAAAtagaggagaaaatgaaatcagttGGTGCAAAATCATCGACGCTCCGAAGGAAAGTGGCATCGTGGGCCAAGGGGGTCGGGCTGCAGACAAACCTGAAGTGGATGAATGG GCATTCTGAAGTCCCCATGAACTTCCGCTTGGCTAGGCAGTTGGTGTACAAGAAGGTTCGGAAGGCCATTGGGCTGGATCGGTGCACCAAGTGCTtcacaggagctgctcccatTAGTAGAGAGACTCTGGAGTTTTTCTTAAGTCTGAACATCCCCGTGTTTGAGCTGTACGGCATGAGTGAGAGCTCAGGGCCTCACACGGTCTCCATACCTCAAGCATTCAGGCTTACTAG CTGTGGGAAGGAGATGGCAGGCTGTCGGACGCTGATTCACAAACCAGATGCAGATGGCATTGGGGAGATCTGCTTTGCAGGAAGGCACATCTTTATGGGCTATTTGAACATGGAGGAGAAAACCAAAGAGGCAATTGACAAAGATGGCTGGCTGCATTCAGGAGACCTTGGCAAGTGTGATAAAGATGGATTCATTTACATCACTGGCAGGATTAAAG AGCTGATCATCACAGCAGGAGGTGAGAACGTTCCTCCCGTTCCAATTGAGGATGCTGTAAAAGAGGCCTGTCCCATCATCAGCAACGCCATGCTGGTTGGAGACAAAGCAAAATTCCTTGCCATGCTTCTAACGCTCAAG TGCATCATAAATACAGAAAGTGGGGAGCCCGGAGATGACCTCACTGCAGAAGCTATTGAATATTGTCAAAAACTGGGCAGCAAGGCTACCAAAGTCTCTGAGATCATAAGCAGCAAAGACAAGGCCGTCTATGCAGCCATCCAGGCAGCAGTTTCAGAAGTCAACAAGAGAGCTGTCTCGAATGCTCAGAAAATCCAGAAGTGGGTCGTGCTGGAGAAGGACTTTTCTGTCGGTGGTGGAGAGCTGG GCCCAACAATGAAACTGAAGAGACCGGTGGTggcacagaaatacaaagacCTGATTGATGAGTTCTACGCGGATGCAAACACACCGACGACAACAGAGAACGCACTTCGGCAGTGA